From the genome of Desulfobotulus mexicanus, one region includes:
- a CDS encoding sigma 54-interacting transcriptional regulator, producing the protein MISQDTYKSVFENTGTGMVIIEEDKSISLANLTFCRLVGCSHPLHPCPWTDFVAPEDRDRMLRYHYARRKNNHETPQSYTCRLIGKDGSRIHVRVRVAMIPDSKRSVASFSDITAFLEVEAKLRKQEAQMKAMVDHFSGYLCVFNRNLIVEFINQPLMRRLRCDATGMDVTRIIPLPELRTETMRREVFGGKTLKRRVHDPDDDRWYDTVATPIFDASGIVQLVQVMMTDVTEQQHEAEKLRNKASLLRSENRKLRSDMGERYRFGQIVGKSAAMQKIYEQILQAASSGEPLLITGESGTGKELVAQAVQGAGRRKSRPFVTVNCGAIPPGILESEFFGYKKGAFSGAHQDKRGYMAMAHGATLFLDEIGELGKNLQVKLLRALELGEYFPLGGTSAHRSDFRLICATNRDLTKEVAEGRMREDFYYRINILTIHLPPLRERREDIPLLVDHFTRMQEKKPLPIPPGMMERLLQHDWPGNVRELQNTLQRFFTLNHTDLPGLSQQKTASPFPESKIMGEAVAAFERQHILKVLEENHWHKIKTAKALGIHRKTLFLKMRAYGLLEV; encoded by the coding sequence ATGATTTCCCAGGATACTTACAAAAGCGTCTTTGAAAATACCGGCACGGGTATGGTTATCATCGAAGAAGATAAAAGCATTTCCCTTGCCAACCTCACCTTCTGCAGACTGGTGGGATGCTCCCATCCTTTGCATCCCTGCCCCTGGACCGACTTTGTGGCCCCGGAAGACAGGGACCGGATGCTCCGCTATCATTATGCCCGAAGAAAAAACAACCATGAAACTCCCCAGAGCTATACCTGCCGCCTTATTGGAAAAGACGGCAGCCGCATCCATGTACGGGTGCGGGTTGCCATGATTCCTGATTCAAAACGAAGTGTGGCCTCTTTTTCCGATATCACAGCTTTTTTAGAGGTTGAGGCAAAACTCCGGAAGCAGGAAGCACAGATGAAAGCCATGGTGGATCACTTTTCCGGTTACCTCTGCGTATTCAACCGCAATCTCATTGTGGAATTCATCAATCAGCCCCTGATGCGCCGCCTCCGCTGCGACGCCACAGGAATGGATGTCACACGCATAATTCCTCTGCCTGAACTGCGCACAGAAACCATGCGCAGGGAAGTTTTTGGCGGAAAAACCCTTAAGCGCCGGGTACACGACCCCGATGATGACAGGTGGTACGATACCGTTGCCACACCCATTTTTGATGCTTCCGGCATCGTCCAGCTGGTTCAGGTCATGATGACAGATGTGACAGAACAGCAGCATGAGGCTGAAAAACTAAGGAACAAAGCCAGCCTCCTGCGCAGCGAGAACAGAAAACTCCGCTCGGACATGGGAGAGCGCTATCGTTTTGGTCAGATTGTAGGCAAAAGCGCTGCCATGCAAAAAATCTATGAGCAGATTCTTCAGGCAGCATCTTCAGGAGAACCACTTCTCATCACAGGGGAGTCCGGAACAGGAAAGGAGCTTGTAGCCCAGGCTGTGCAGGGAGCAGGAAGAAGAAAAAGCCGCCCCTTTGTCACCGTCAACTGCGGAGCCATCCCTCCCGGGATTCTTGAAAGTGAATTTTTCGGATACAAAAAGGGGGCCTTCAGCGGTGCCCATCAGGACAAACGTGGTTACATGGCCATGGCCCACGGTGCAACCCTTTTTCTCGATGAAATCGGAGAACTGGGCAAAAATCTGCAGGTCAAACTGCTGAGGGCCCTTGAACTGGGAGAATACTTTCCCTTGGGTGGTACTTCAGCCCACCGTTCAGACTTCAGACTCATCTGCGCAACCAACAGGGATCTTACAAAGGAAGTTGCTGAAGGACGCATGCGGGAAGATTTCTACTACCGGATCAATATCCTTACCATCCACCTGCCTCCTTTGAGGGAAAGACGGGAAGACATTCCTCTGCTTGTGGATCATTTTACCCGAATGCAGGAAAAAAAACCTCTCCCTATCCCGCCCGGCATGATGGAAAGACTTCTTCAACACGACTGGCCCGGAAATGTAAGGGAGCTTCAGAACACGCTCCAGCGTTTTTTCACCCTGAATCACACGGATCTGCCTGGTCTGTCTCAGCAGAAAACGGCCTCCCCCTTTCCTGAAAGCAAAATTATGGGAGAGGCCGTTGCCGCCTTTGAGCGGCAGCATATTCTAAAGGTACTGGAAGAAAACCACTGGCATAAAATCAAAACAGCTA
- a CDS encoding MBL fold metallo-hydrolase — MIFEIEKNLFRILVPSRIPLLKPPVNLYFFAYQDGLLWDAGYGTRNDIKTVMKALEIISQIMESRGESCQVSRILVSHGHGDHFAGLYKLRHLTGAKILLTSATAKKISSAEAYRKAWQENTGFPQPRPPALLGLIFPVIEWIQEKTFGMQWVNEPDEIIAESGVLQAGNRLLSYFPIPGHSDDHLALYDAAAGFLFSGDQVLRTITPWLGPPKGSINDYEISLKKLQRLKNLKIIFPAHGSPIEEPQKHLDHALAHSRKRTLKVSKEIQNAGDNGISFYPLLKKIYPKASSVTRISAEGWVLLTLHMLMDEKKIRTKNKAGKWYFYPMVKDL; from the coding sequence GTGATTTTTGAAATTGAAAAAAACCTGTTCCGGATTCTGGTCCCTTCCCGTATTCCCTTGCTGAAACCGCCGGTAAACCTCTACTTTTTTGCATATCAAGACGGGCTGTTATGGGATGCTGGCTATGGCACCAGGAATGATATAAAAACCGTCATGAAAGCCCTTGAAATCATCTCTCAAATCATGGAAAGCAGGGGAGAATCCTGTCAGGTTTCAAGAATTCTTGTATCCCACGGTCACGGAGATCACTTTGCAGGACTTTACAAGCTCCGTCACCTGACCGGGGCAAAGATACTGCTCACCTCCGCCACGGCAAAAAAAATCAGCTCGGCTGAAGCTTACCGGAAGGCATGGCAGGAAAACACCGGATTCCCCCAGCCCCGCCCACCAGCACTACTCGGGCTTATCTTCCCAGTGATTGAATGGATACAGGAAAAGACCTTCGGTATGCAGTGGGTGAATGAGCCCGATGAAATCATAGCTGAATCAGGAGTTTTACAGGCTGGCAACAGGCTCCTGAGCTATTTTCCCATTCCCGGCCACTCCGATGATCATCTGGCACTTTATGATGCGGCAGCAGGTTTCCTTTTTTCAGGAGATCAGGTACTGCGAACCATCACCCCATGGCTGGGGCCTCCAAAGGGCAGCATCAATGACTACGAAATCAGCCTGAAAAAACTGCAGCGTCTGAAAAACCTGAAAATAATTTTCCCGGCCCATGGCTCTCCCATAGAAGAGCCTCAAAAGCACCTGGACCATGCCCTGGCCCACTCCCGAAAGCGAACCCTGAAAGTCTCCAAAGAAATTCAGAACGCAGGAGATAATGGCATCTCTTTTTACCCTCTTTTGAAAAAAATATATCCAAAGGCATCTTCTGTAACCCGGATCAGTGCCGAAGGCTGGGTCCTGCTGACCCTACACATGCTCATGGATGAAAAAAAAATAAGGACCAAGAACAAAGCAGGAAAGTGGTACTTCTACCCTATGGTAAAGGACCTTTAA
- a CDS encoding LysR family transcriptional regulator, whose amino-acid sequence MTFRQLELFLALARTPHVRKVAEQHFLTQAAVSSALKELENEVGIPLFDRLNRRLVLNENGRALSERLGPIMQQFHDTIGLFKGERMSGHMHIGASATIADYVLPQILYHFRDLYPDVAITTTSANSSEITQSVENGKLDMGFVEGEVQSTVVMSAPIGEEEMVIVSSDADFARKNPYKMASLLSKRWLLREPGSGTRDTFLQGLGDQAVNLNVFLEFDHTESVKRVLQNPDTLSCMSPYAIEPELFHKKLFIVKVKDLHFPRRFYRLLHRDKYETRPMETFSQMIQAILNK is encoded by the coding sequence ATGACTTTTCGCCAGCTTGAACTCTTTCTTGCCCTTGCCCGTACACCCCATGTGCGTAAAGTGGCCGAACAGCACTTTCTTACCCAGGCGGCTGTTTCCAGCGCATTGAAAGAACTTGAGAATGAGGTAGGCATTCCCCTGTTTGACCGCTTGAACCGCCGCCTTGTGCTCAATGAAAATGGTAGGGCTCTTTCTGAACGATTAGGCCCCATCATGCAGCAGTTCCATGATACCATAGGTCTCTTCAAAGGCGAGCGCATGAGCGGACACATGCACATTGGTGCATCCGCAACCATTGCAGATTATGTGCTCCCTCAGATTCTTTATCATTTCAGGGATCTTTATCCTGATGTAGCCATCACCACCACATCTGCCAATTCCAGTGAAATTACCCAGAGTGTGGAAAACGGCAAGCTGGACATGGGGTTTGTGGAAGGTGAAGTACAGAGCACCGTAGTGATGTCTGCACCCATTGGAGAGGAAGAAATGGTCATTGTCTCTTCTGATGCCGATTTCGCCCGAAAAAATCCTTATAAAATGGCCTCCCTGCTTTCAAAAAGATGGCTTCTGCGGGAACCCGGATCAGGAACCAGAGACACCTTTCTTCAGGGACTTGGAGATCAGGCCGTGAACCTCAATGTTTTTCTGGAATTTGATCATACCGAATCCGTCAAACGGGTACTGCAGAACCCGGATACCTTAAGCTGCATGTCCCCCTACGCCATAGAACCGGAATTGTTCCATAAAAAACTATTTATTGTCAAAGTAAAGGATCTGCATTTCCCGAGGCGGTTTTACCGCCTGCTGCACAGGGACAAATACGAAACCCGCCCCATGGAGACCTTTTCCCAGATGATTCAGGCCATACTGAATAAGTGA
- a CDS encoding Na/Pi cotransporter family protein, whose translation MHEIDWVNFACQLLGGLGLFLFGMRMMSDGLQKSAGDSLRTILEKLTSNRVVGAFVGVVVTAMLQSSSATTVMVVGFVNAGLLNLTQALSVVLGANVGTTVTAQLIAFKITSVALPAIGVGVFLRFFSKVPRFQYWGEVLIGFGLLFLGLQIMTQSFVPVRQSDIFREAFIYFSMNPLAAVLAGAILTMIVQSSSATMGITIALASTGLIDFYAAAAFVLGENIGTTVTANIAAIGANKTAKRAALGHFLFNAIGVIYMLILLTFFTEFVDRLTPGDANFVNAEGFHPYVARHIANIHTLFNIINIIVFLPLIGFLALICERLIPGKDIPDANATLLDDNLIDTPDMAVRQARKEVQRMSGYALEMLIMARKAIFDRDLRLINRIYELEASVDRMEKEIGSYLVRLYQTPMTERNSLYINSMMHVIHDIEKIGDYSESIARYAEKMIQEKMDFSDTARDEMADIFDVAIRFCTHVFEGYNTGRFGIWVDTADENLIDQMKIQFKNNHMDRLSSGVCSVAMGILFVDILNKLEKVGDNAFNIAQILVQRELE comes from the coding sequence ATGCATGAGATCGACTGGGTGAATTTTGCCTGTCAGTTGCTTGGTGGTCTGGGGCTTTTTCTTTTTGGTATGCGTATGATGTCCGATGGTCTGCAGAAATCAGCAGGGGACTCATTGCGCACTATTCTTGAGAAACTGACATCCAACCGTGTTGTCGGTGCCTTTGTTGGTGTTGTTGTTACTGCAATGCTTCAGAGCAGTTCTGCAACCACAGTGATGGTGGTAGGCTTTGTGAATGCGGGGCTTCTCAATCTGACCCAGGCGCTCAGTGTTGTATTGGGTGCCAATGTCGGTACAACGGTAACAGCCCAGTTAATCGCCTTTAAAATAACCAGCGTAGCACTCCCGGCCATTGGCGTGGGAGTTTTTTTACGCTTTTTTTCAAAGGTACCCAGGTTTCAGTACTGGGGAGAAGTTTTAATAGGGTTTGGTCTTTTGTTCCTTGGGCTTCAGATTATGACCCAGAGTTTTGTTCCTGTTCGTCAGAGTGATATTTTCCGTGAAGCTTTTATCTATTTTTCCATGAATCCTCTGGCCGCAGTCCTTGCCGGAGCCATTCTGACAATGATTGTGCAGAGCAGTTCCGCAACCATGGGTATAACCATTGCTCTGGCCAGCACGGGTCTTATTGATTTTTATGCGGCTGCGGCTTTTGTTCTGGGGGAGAATATTGGGACTACGGTAACAGCCAATATTGCAGCCATTGGTGCCAATAAAACCGCCAAAAGGGCAGCTCTGGGCCATTTTCTTTTTAATGCCATCGGCGTTATCTATATGCTTATTTTGCTGACCTTTTTTACGGAATTTGTGGACAGGCTTACTCCGGGGGATGCCAATTTTGTGAATGCTGAAGGCTTCCATCCTTATGTTGCCCGGCATATTGCCAATATACATACCCTTTTCAATATTATTAATATTATTGTCTTTTTGCCCTTGATTGGTTTTCTGGCCCTCATCTGTGAGCGGCTGATTCCGGGAAAGGACATTCCCGATGCCAATGCCACACTGCTGGATGACAACCTGATTGATACGCCGGATATGGCTGTACGTCAGGCCCGTAAGGAAGTGCAGCGTATGAGCGGCTATGCCCTTGAAATGCTTATTATGGCCAGAAAGGCTATTTTTGACAGGGATCTGAGGCTGATCAACCGCATCTATGAGCTTGAAGCCAGTGTGGATCGCATGGAAAAGGAAATCGGCAGTTATCTTGTCAGGCTGTATCAGACGCCCATGACGGAAAGAAATTCCCTTTATATAAACAGTATGATGCATGTGATTCATGACATAGAAAAGATCGGTGATTACAGTGAATCCATTGCCCGGTATGCAGAGAAAATGATTCAGGAAAAAATGGATTTTTCTGATACCGCAAGGGATGAAATGGCAGATATTTTTGATGTGGCTATCCGTTTCTGTACCCATGTTTTTGAGGGTTACAATACGGGAAGGTTTGGCATATGGGTGGACACGGCCGATGAAAACCTTATTGACCAGATGAAAATACAGTTTAAAAATAATCATATGGACAGACTTAGTTCCGGTGTCTGTAGTGTTGCCATGGGAATTCTTTTTGTGGATATACTCAATAAGCTGGAAAAGGTAGGGGATAACGCTTTTAATATTGCCCAGATACTGGTTCAGCGGGAATTGGAATAG